A window of the Pseudomonas fluorescens genome harbors these coding sequences:
- a CDS encoding multidrug transporter, which produces MFIGVLLVITWLILLLRYPAKALPVSMAAAVGLGLVAMWVVWLDNREVKQLARLELRIVYAPEHCPADRPLLLKMNNGNDVPLTELRWRIAAYAPGDTVNLADNQYAAPRYRGPGELQAGGNWEDCLPMPPLRPGYRPQTLEFRAERLQGSFSD; this is translated from the coding sequence ATGTTCATCGGCGTCTTGCTGGTCATTACCTGGCTGATCCTGCTGTTGCGCTACCCGGCCAAAGCCTTGCCGGTGTCGATGGCTGCCGCGGTCGGCCTCGGGCTGGTGGCGATGTGGGTGGTGTGGCTGGACAACCGCGAGGTCAAACAACTGGCGCGGCTTGAACTGCGCATCGTCTATGCCCCCGAACACTGTCCCGCCGACCGCCCGCTGCTGCTCAAGATGAACAATGGCAACGACGTGCCGCTGACCGAACTGCGCTGGCGCATCGCGGCGTATGCGCCGGGCGACACCGTGAACCTGGCCGACAATCAATACGCCGCCCCGCGCTATCGCGGCCCCGGCGAATTGCAGGCTGGCGGCAATTGGGAAGACTGTTTGCCGATGCCGCCGCTGCGTCCCGGTTATCGCCCGCAAACCCTGGAGTTTCGCGCCGAGCGATTGCAGGGTAGTTTCTCCGACTGA
- a CDS encoding RHS repeat domain-containing protein codes for MSLHINTPRMSVFEPRGLSVRTVDYCRVIEDGPVEPRINRTLHDPAGHAVKQWDPRLWLSQVGDPLTPANLTQAFSLDATVIRSDSVDAGTQIELKGLAAQTMFSWDSRQTRREIEYDNLLRPVAIFEEGTGELRRCVERLTYGHPDSGDQSRNQFGQLIRHDHPAGSVLFTAFAISGPCTEDTRHFTLDPLTPDWPEQEADRLRLLEPGVGATSRWRHGALGDVLEQTDARDNRHTFTLTVDGRLRERRLQLKGEPEQILMTDIRYNAQGNVTRQTAGNRVHTTRTYRPEDDRLLGLRSEDAHGLVLQHLSYEYDRMGNVLSIEDKALPIRYFSNQRIDPASRFVYDSLDQLIMAFGWEAGSASQGPQSTGRVDPAAVSNYQQIYEYDPGGNLRNLIHVGPQSHGRKLQPTSYSNRSLPYEDVPPGDPEIEAAYDRRGNLLLLEPGRMLSWNLRNQLQSVSPVERTSGLNDQEIYLYDGSRQRVRKIRSSLTSARTLVADVRYLPGLELRTDNGTGERLQVITAEDELNSIRVLHWASPPPSGINNRYRYAGSDHLGSVSLETADDGAVISRETFHPFGTSARQDGEFSYKFVRYSGKERDASGLDYYGYRYYIPWLQKWSNPDPAGEVDGLDLYRMVRNNPMTFFDEQGEVSKSDSASGIFDLYKASYSATDRTFPYRMMSEITQNKLKFLTTRATAQVLEKTKSQRFSLRHYSSYGDSGDAPPFKTIESNFSLVKNNVMTLGGKGGNTSEKDWTKAGNMGFTFFLLAINGEVNERAFLKTKTHFAEYDLDDDTVLEAAFGKGFSNLEIFASPDVLDPKHSADMGKVPMVKGTLMDMKALLLGNSGISPVQVGRMDSRALLDKIDHAFGGSLEIKVPGTINVSHWQKKSTAAIRKAA; via the coding sequence ATGAGCTTGCACATCAATACGCCGAGGATGTCTGTGTTCGAGCCGCGCGGCTTGTCGGTTCGCACGGTCGACTATTGTCGGGTCATCGAGGACGGGCCTGTCGAGCCCCGGATCAACCGCACCCTGCATGACCCGGCGGGGCATGCGGTGAAACAGTGGGACCCGCGACTTTGGCTTTCGCAAGTCGGGGACCCGCTGACGCCGGCCAACCTGACGCAGGCGTTTAGCCTGGACGCCACGGTGATTCGCTCGGACAGCGTCGATGCCGGTACGCAAATCGAGTTGAAAGGACTCGCCGCACAAACGATGTTCAGTTGGGACAGCCGTCAGACGCGACGCGAGATCGAGTACGACAATTTGCTGCGCCCTGTCGCGATATTCGAAGAAGGAACAGGCGAGCTTCGGCGTTGTGTCGAGAGATTGACCTACGGTCATCCCGACAGCGGGGATCAGTCGCGAAACCAGTTCGGTCAGCTGATTCGTCATGACCATCCGGCCGGCAGCGTGCTGTTCACCGCGTTTGCAATCAGCGGCCCCTGCACCGAAGACACCCGCCACTTCACACTCGATCCGCTGACACCCGACTGGCCGGAGCAGGAGGCGGATCGTCTGCGGCTGCTGGAGCCAGGCGTCGGTGCAACATCGCGGTGGCGCCATGGTGCGCTCGGCGATGTACTGGAGCAAACGGATGCTCGAGACAACCGGCATACATTCACGCTGACCGTCGATGGCCGTTTGCGCGAGCGCCGATTGCAGTTGAAGGGGGAACCCGAGCAGATCCTGATGACTGACATTCGCTACAACGCGCAAGGCAATGTCACTCGGCAAACCGCTGGCAATCGTGTGCACACCACCCGGACCTATCGCCCCGAAGACGATCGCCTGCTGGGCCTTCGGTCCGAAGACGCTCACGGTCTCGTGCTGCAACACCTGAGTTATGAATACGACAGGATGGGCAATGTCCTGAGTATCGAAGACAAGGCGCTGCCGATCCGTTACTTCTCCAACCAGCGGATCGATCCGGCCAGCCGCTTTGTCTACGACAGCCTTGACCAGTTGATCATGGCTTTCGGCTGGGAAGCCGGAAGTGCCAGTCAAGGCCCGCAATCGACGGGGCGCGTCGATCCGGCGGCGGTCAGTAACTATCAGCAGATTTACGAATATGATCCCGGCGGCAACCTGCGCAACCTGATTCATGTCGGCCCGCAAAGCCACGGGCGCAAACTGCAACCGACGAGTTACAGCAATCGCTCTTTGCCTTACGAGGACGTGCCTCCCGGCGACCCGGAAATCGAAGCTGCCTACGACCGCAGAGGCAACCTGCTGCTGTTGGAACCGGGGCGGATGCTGAGCTGGAACCTGCGTAACCAACTGCAATCAGTCAGCCCGGTGGAACGCACCTCCGGGCTCAACGACCAGGAGATCTATCTCTACGATGGCAGCCGTCAGCGGGTACGCAAGATCCGTTCTTCGTTAACCAGTGCCCGAACCCTGGTTGCCGATGTGCGCTATTTGCCCGGGCTGGAGTTGCGAACCGACAACGGTACCGGTGAACGGTTACAGGTCATCACGGCCGAGGACGAATTGAACAGTATTCGAGTGCTGCACTGGGCGAGCCCGCCGCCTTCGGGAATCAACAATCGGTATCGATATGCAGGCTCGGATCATTTGGGTTCGGTCAGTCTGGAAACCGCCGATGACGGCGCGGTGATCAGCCGTGAAACATTTCACCCATTCGGAACCAGTGCCAGGCAGGACGGGGAGTTCAGCTACAAATTCGTCCGTTACTCGGGCAAGGAGCGCGATGCCAGCGGGCTTGATTACTACGGTTACCGCTACTACATCCCGTGGTTGCAAAAATGGAGCAATCCGGATCCGGCGGGGGAAGTAGATGGATTGGACCTCTACCGGATGGTCCGCAACAACCCGATGACGTTTTTTGACGAGCAGGGCGAGGTGTCAAAATCCGATTCGGCGAGCGGAATTTTTGACCTGTATAAAGCCAGTTACAGCGCGACTGACAGAACGTTTCCCTACAGGATGATGAGCGAGATCACACAGAACAAGCTCAAGTTTCTGACCACAAGGGCAACCGCTCAGGTGCTTGAAAAAACCAAGTCACAACGCTTCAGTTTGCGCCACTACTCTTCCTATGGAGATAGTGGTGACGCACCACCTTTCAAGACGATCGAATCAAACTTTTCGCTGGTTAAAAACAATGTGATGACCTTGGGTGGAAAGGGCGGAAATACCAGTGAAAAAGACTGGACCAAAGCCGGGAATATGGGTTTCACGTTCTTCTTGCTGGCGATCAACGGGGAGGTCAACGAGCGCGCCTTTCTCAAAACGAAGACACATTTCGCGGAATATGACCTGGATGATGACACAGTGCTTGAAGCCGCTTTCGGGAAAGGCTTCAGCAATCTAGAGATTTTCGCATCGCCTGACGTGCTTGATCCCAAGCATTCGGCAGACATGGGCAAAGTGCCGATGGTCAAAGGCACCTTGATGGACATGAAAGCGCTGCTTTTGGGTAACTCGGGTATCAGTCCGGTGCAGGTGGGAAGGATGGACTCCCGTGCATTGCTGGACAAAATTGATCATGCATTTGGTGGCAGTCTTGAGATCAAAGTGCCTGGAACCATCAACGTCAGTCATTGGCAAAAAAAATCGACGGCAGCCATACGCAAAGCAGCATGA
- a CDS encoding RHS repeat domain-containing protein: MSLHINTPRMSVFEPRGLSVRTVDYCRVIEDGPVEPRINRTLHDAAGHAVKQWDPRLWLSQAGDPLTSANLTQAFSLDATVIRSDSVDAGTQIELKGLATQTVLGWDSRQMQREIEHDNLLRPVAIFEQGAGEPRRCVERLTYGHPDSGDQSRNQFGQLIRHDHPAGSVLFTAFAISGPCTEDTRHFTLDPLTPDWPEQEADRLRLLEPGVGATSRWRHGALGDVLEQTDARDNRHTFALTIDGRLRERRLQLKGEPEQVLVTDIRYNAQGNVTRQTAGNRVQTSRTYRPEDDRLSGLWSEDAHGLVLQHLSYEYDRMGNVLSIEDKALPIRYFANQRIDPASRFVYDSLDQLIMAFGWEAGSASQGPQSTGRVDPAAVCNYQQIYEYDPGGNLRNLIHVGPQSHGRKLQPTSYSNRALSYDDIPPDDAQIEAAYDRRGNLLQLEPGRPLTWSLRNQLQSVSPVERASGTNDSETYLYDGGHQRVRKLRSLQTGSRTLIADVRYLSGLELRGDTGIGTGERLQVIIADNARVQHWESPPPSGLNNRYRYQHVDHLGSVSLETADDGAVISRETFHPFGTSAWQDGELNYRFVRYSGKERDATGLYYYGFRYYISWLQRWLNPDPAGAIDGHNRFWAMRNSPVVYVDNDGRAPNRTLSTKAPDQVYHDLAQQGKIEGWQAAGMQPIRNFFERSEDPNVQAYRREIPRALEELSANDNRRLLNTHQAHVIAAARIQTASPSGAVLYHSGEIMSAAISTVIGEQATSRIMGPLSVAFNSPVEDPQVLAARRDAVASGFVEAGRAAFRSSRPAVRVVGAVSMAMGNAMRVSESATVTQYRMLSSTPESGAVMLSAQRTAFEQPVRPVMVTESPSSQAEPGHNRPSALARTLLAVASESQASSGVRTRRASPPGQMQCGPSRRLSRG; this comes from the coding sequence ATGAGCTTGCACATCAATACGCCGAGGATGTCTGTGTTCGAGCCGCGCGGCTTGTCGGTTCGCACGGTCGACTATTGTCGGGTCATCGAGGACGGGCCTGTCGAGCCCCGGATCAACCGCACCCTGCATGACGCGGCGGGGCATGCGGTGAAACAGTGGGACCCGCGACTTTGGCTTTCGCAAGCCGGGGACCCGCTGACGTCGGCCAACCTGACGCAGGCGTTTAGCCTGGACGCCACGGTGATTCGCTCGGACAGCGTCGATGCCGGTACGCAAATCGAGTTGAAAGGGCTCGCCACGCAAACGGTGCTCGGTTGGGACAGCCGTCAGATGCAGCGCGAGATCGAGCACGACAATTTGCTGCGCCCCGTCGCGATATTCGAACAGGGGGCAGGTGAGCCTCGGCGTTGTGTCGAACGCCTGACCTACGGTCATCCCGACAGCGGGGATCAGTCGCGAAACCAGTTCGGTCAGCTGATTCGTCATGACCATCCGGCCGGCAGCGTGCTGTTCACCGCGTTTGCAATCAGCGGCCCCTGCACCGAAGACACCCGCCACTTCACACTCGATCCGCTGACACCCGACTGGCCGGAGCAGGAGGCGGATCGTCTGCGGCTGCTGGAGCCAGGCGTCGGTGCAACATCGCGGTGGCGCCATGGTGCACTCGGCGATGTATTGGAGCAGACGGACGCCCGAGACAACCGGCATACATTTGCGCTGACCATCGATGGCCGCTTGCGCGAGCGCCGTTTGCAGTTGAAGGGGGAGCCTGAGCAGGTCCTGGTCACTGACATCCGCTACAACGCGCAAGGCAATGTCACTCGGCAAACCGCTGGCAACCGTGTGCAAACCTCCCGGACCTATCGCCCCGAAGATGATCGCCTGTCGGGCCTATGGTCCGAAGACGCTCACGGTCTCGTGCTGCAACACCTGAGTTATGAATACGACAGGATGGGCAATGTCCTGAGTATCGAAGACAAGGCGCTGCCGATCCGTTACTTCGCCAACCAGCGGATCGATCCGGCCAGCCGCTTTGTCTACGACAGCCTTGACCAGTTGATCATGGCTTTCGGCTGGGAAGCCGGGAGTGCCAGTCAAGGCCCGCAATCGACGGGGCGCGTCGATCCTGCGGCGGTCTGTAACTATCAGCAGATTTACGAATATGATCCCGGCGGCAACCTGCGCAATCTGATTCATGTCGGCCCGCAAAGCCACGGGCGCAAACTGCAACCGACGAGTTACAGCAATCGCGCGCTCTCTTATGACGACATACCCCCCGACGACGCTCAGATTGAAGCCGCCTACGATCGCAGAGGCAACCTGCTGCAGTTGGAGCCGGGGCGGCCGCTGACCTGGAGTCTGCGCAACCAACTGCAATCGGTCAGTCCGGTCGAACGTGCTTCCGGTACCAATGACAGCGAGACTTATCTCTACGATGGCGGCCACCAGCGGGTGCGCAAGTTGCGTTCTTTGCAGACTGGCTCGCGCACCCTGATTGCCGACGTGCGCTATTTGTCTGGACTGGAGTTGCGCGGCGACACCGGCATCGGCACCGGCGAACGGTTGCAAGTCATCATTGCCGACAACGCTCGGGTACAGCACTGGGAGAGCCCGCCGCCTTCGGGACTCAACAATCGGTATCGATACCAGCATGTCGATCACCTGGGTTCGGTCAGTCTGGAAACCGCCGATGACGGTGCGGTGATCAGCCGGGAAACATTTCACCCTTTCGGCACCAGCGCCTGGCAGGACGGCGAACTCAACTACAGATTCGTCCGTTACTCAGGTAAAGAGCGTGATGCGACCGGGCTGTACTACTACGGCTTTCGCTATTACATCTCGTGGCTGCAGCGCTGGCTGAATCCTGACCCGGCGGGTGCAATCGATGGGCATAACCGGTTTTGGGCGATGCGCAACAGTCCAGTCGTCTATGTGGATAACGATGGGCGGGCACCCAATAGAACGTTATCGACGAAAGCGCCCGATCAGGTTTATCACGACCTGGCGCAACAGGGGAAAATCGAGGGCTGGCAAGCCGCAGGCATGCAACCGATCCGCAACTTTTTTGAACGCAGTGAAGACCCGAACGTGCAAGCCTACCGACGGGAAATTCCCCGTGCTCTGGAAGAGTTGAGCGCAAATGACAATAGGCGGTTGCTCAACACCCATCAGGCCCACGTGATTGCCGCCGCACGGATCCAGACCGCTTCGCCTTCGGGAGCGGTGCTGTATCACTCGGGTGAAATCATGTCCGCTGCCATCAGCACGGTCATAGGCGAACAGGCCACGAGCCGCATCATGGGGCCCCTGTCTGTGGCGTTCAACAGCCCTGTAGAGGATCCGCAAGTGTTGGCAGCAAGGCGCGACGCTGTGGCCTCCGGCTTTGTCGAAGCGGGCAGGGCGGCGTTTCGCTCCAGCCGGCCGGCAGTGCGGGTGGTCGGGGCTGTGAGCATGGCAATGGGCAATGCGATGAGGGTGTCGGAATCCGCAACTGTCACCCAGTACAGAATGTTGTCTTCGACACCGGAGTCTGGTGCCGTGATGCTCAGTGCGCAACGCACAGCATTTGAGCAACCGGTGAGACCTGTCATGGTTACCGAATCACCGTCGTCGCAGGCTGAGCCAGGGCACAATCGGCCTAGCGCTTTGGCTCGAACTTTGCTCGCGGTGGCGTCTGAATCACAGGCTTCCAGTGGAGTACGTACAAGACGCGCGTCACCCCCGGGGCAGATGCAATGTGGTCCGAGCAGAAGATTGTCTCGCGGTTAA
- a CDS encoding mannose-1-phosphate guanylyltransferase/mannose-6-phosphate isomerase translates to MIPVILSGGSGSRLWPLSRKQFPKQFLALTGEHTLFQQTLERLVFEGMDTPIVVCNKDHRFIVNEQLSTRNLECQRILMEPFGRNTAPAVALTAMMLVNEGRDELMLVLPADHVLEDQKALQRALALATVAAENGEMVLFGVPATKPETGYGYIKSTGDSLLPEGVSRVSHFVEKPDVKRATEYVESGGYYWNSGMFLFRASRFLEELKKHDPDIYDTCLLTLERSAQDADTITFDEATFACCPDNSIDYSVMEKTQRACVVPLSAGWSDVGCWSSLWEVNEKDANGNVSKGDVVIQDSKNCMIHGNGKLVSVIGLENIVVVETKDAMMIAHKDKVQGVKQMVNTLNEQGRSETQNHCEVYRPWGSYDSVDMGGRFQVKHISVKPGACLSLQMHHHRAEHWIVVSGTAEVTCDENVFLLCENQSTYIPIASVHRLRNPGKIPLEIIEVQSGSYLGEDDIERFEDIYGRSTPIERGVSVKTIAQ, encoded by the coding sequence ATGATTCCGGTGATCTTGTCAGGTGGTAGCGGTTCACGTCTTTGGCCGCTTTCGCGCAAGCAGTTTCCCAAGCAGTTCCTCGCCCTGACCGGCGAACACACGCTGTTCCAGCAAACCCTCGAACGCCTGGTGTTCGAAGGCATGGACACTCCGATCGTGGTCTGCAACAAGGATCACCGCTTCATCGTCAACGAGCAGTTGAGCACCCGAAACCTCGAATGCCAGCGCATCCTGATGGAACCGTTCGGTCGCAACACCGCGCCAGCCGTGGCGCTCACCGCGATGATGCTGGTCAATGAAGGTCGCGACGAACTGATGCTGGTACTGCCGGCTGACCACGTCCTCGAAGACCAGAAAGCCCTGCAACGTGCGCTGGCCCTGGCCACCGTAGCGGCAGAAAACGGCGAGATGGTGCTGTTCGGCGTACCGGCCACCAAACCGGAAACCGGCTACGGCTACATCAAGTCGACCGGCGATTCGCTGCTGCCGGAAGGCGTCAGCCGCGTCTCGCACTTCGTGGAAAAACCCGACGTCAAACGCGCCACCGAGTACGTCGAGTCCGGCGGTTACTACTGGAACAGCGGCATGTTCCTGTTCCGCGCCAGCCGCTTCCTCGAAGAGCTGAAAAAGCACGATCCGGACATCTACGACACCTGCCTGCTGACCCTTGAGCGCAGCGCTCAGGACGCCGACACCATCACCTTCGACGAAGCCACCTTCGCCTGCTGCCCGGACAACTCCATCGACTACTCCGTGATGGAAAAAACCCAGCGCGCCTGCGTGGTGCCGCTGTCGGCAGGCTGGAGTGATGTCGGCTGCTGGTCGTCGCTGTGGGAAGTCAACGAGAAGGACGCCAACGGCAACGTCAGCAAGGGCGATGTGGTGATCCAGGACAGCAAGAACTGCATGATCCACGGCAACGGCAAACTGGTGTCGGTGATCGGTCTGGAAAACATCGTGGTGGTCGAAACCAAGGACGCCATGATGATCGCCCACAAGGACAAGGTCCAAGGCGTCAAGCAGATGGTCAACACACTCAACGAGCAGGGCCGCAGCGAAACCCAGAACCACTGCGAGGTCTACCGTCCGTGGGGCTCCTACGACTCGGTGGACATGGGCGGGCGCTTCCAGGTCAAGCACATCTCGGTCAAACCGGGCGCGTGTCTGTCGCTGCAGATGCACCACCACCGCGCCGAACACTGGATCGTGGTCAGCGGCACTGCCGAAGTGACCTGCGACGAGAACGTGTTCCTGCTCTGCGAAAACCAGTCGACCTATATCCCGATCGCCTCGGTCCATCGCCTGCGCAACCCGGGCAAGATCCCGCTGGAAATCATCGAAGTGCAGTCGGGCTCCTACCTGGGCGAAGACGATATCGAGCGCTTCGAGGATATCTACGGTCGCTCCACCCCGATCGAACGCGGCGTGTCGGTGAAAACCATCGCGCAGTGA
- a CDS encoding alginate O-acetyltransferase AlgF, producing MTFTTTPRRLAKRIALVAGLSVLSVQAFAGGDAALYGPTAPKGSTFVRVYNASNAEVSATVGSTNLSDVAPLASSDFSFMPGGDYSAKIGSQTLPVKLAGDHYYTLVNNASGAPQLIEEPPFKNKQKSLVRVQNLSDKPLTLKTADGKTDVVPNVAAKGRGEREINPVKVSLALYEGDKKVGDVKPVALERGEAAVLYVTGNGSNLSPVWVKRPVSTR from the coding sequence ATGACTTTCACTACAACTCCTCGTCGTCTCGCCAAACGCATTGCTCTGGTCGCTGGCCTCAGCGTGCTGTCGGTCCAGGCCTTTGCCGGTGGTGACGCCGCGCTGTACGGCCCGACCGCACCCAAAGGCTCGACCTTCGTGCGGGTCTACAACGCCAGCAACGCCGAAGTCAGCGCCACCGTCGGCAGCACCAATCTGAGCGACGTTGCACCACTGGCCAGCAGCGATTTCAGCTTCATGCCGGGCGGCGACTACAGCGCCAAGATCGGCAGCCAGACCCTGCCGGTGAAACTTGCCGGTGATCACTACTACACCCTGGTCAACAACGCCTCCGGCGCGCCGCAACTGATCGAAGAACCGCCGTTCAAGAACAAGCAGAAATCCTTGGTGCGCGTGCAGAACCTCAGCGACAAACCGCTGACCCTGAAAACCGCCGACGGCAAGACCGACGTGGTGCCGAACGTGGCCGCCAAGGGCCGTGGCGAGCGTGAAATCAACCCGGTGAAAGTCAGCCTTGCACTGTACGAGGGCGACAAGAAAGTCGGCGACGTGAAACCGGTCGCCCTGGAGCGCGGTGAAGCAGCGGTGCTGTACGTCACCGGCAACGGCAGCAACCTGTCGCCAGTCTGGGTGAAACGCCCGGTGTCGACTCGCTAA
- a CDS encoding alginate O-acetyltransferase encodes MTRSLRIFYIALFLVTLLVLGLWSVRSFFGFSTNADATVLNGRWTKAVETHYDDEFPIKRLGTNLWAALDFKLFNEGRPGVVLGRDQWLYSDEEFNPIVNEELNLQGNYALVEGVRQTLKEKGVKLVMAIVPAKVRLYPEHLGEVKPASIHANLYQDFHARVAADKILAPDLLGPLQKAKQNGQQVFLRTDTHWTPEGAEIAANTLAKTIADKFPLSGEPQRFVTTPAEKVTHKGDLRLFLPLDPLFENLMPAQEPLQKRNTVAAAEQPAGDDALFANSEVPVALIGTSYSANPNWNFVGALKQALHSDVVNYAEDGHGPILPMLSYLKSDDFKNSPPQVLIWEFPERYLPVNNEIGDADPQWVAELKQAGARQQNVAVNTKSETPDRAQN; translated from the coding sequence ATGACCCGCTCATTACGCATCTTCTACATCGCGCTGTTTCTGGTGACCCTGCTGGTGCTCGGTCTGTGGTCGGTGCGCAGCTTCTTCGGCTTCAGCACCAACGCCGACGCGACGGTGCTCAACGGCCGCTGGACCAAAGCCGTGGAAACCCATTACGACGATGAATTCCCGATCAAGCGCCTGGGCACCAACCTCTGGGCCGCGCTGGATTTCAAACTGTTCAACGAAGGTCGTCCGGGCGTGGTGCTCGGTCGCGATCAGTGGTTGTACAGCGACGAGGAATTCAACCCGATCGTTAACGAAGAGCTGAACCTGCAAGGCAACTACGCGCTGGTCGAAGGCGTGCGCCAGACCCTGAAAGAGAAAGGCGTGAAACTGGTGATGGCGATCGTGCCGGCCAAGGTTCGCCTGTACCCGGAACACCTGGGTGAAGTGAAACCGGCGAGCATCCACGCCAACCTTTATCAGGACTTCCACGCCCGTGTCGCGGCGGACAAGATCCTCGCCCCCGACCTGCTCGGCCCGCTGCAAAAAGCCAAGCAGAACGGTCAGCAAGTGTTCCTGCGCACCGACACCCACTGGACCCCGGAAGGCGCGGAAATCGCCGCCAACACCCTGGCCAAAACCATCGCTGACAAGTTTCCGCTCAGCGGCGAGCCGCAGCGCTTCGTCACGACGCCTGCGGAGAAGGTCACGCACAAGGGCGACCTGCGTCTGTTCCTGCCGCTGGATCCGCTGTTCGAAAACCTGATGCCGGCGCAAGAGCCGCTGCAAAAGCGCAACACCGTGGCCGCCGCCGAGCAGCCTGCCGGTGACGACGCCCTGTTCGCCAACAGCGAAGTGCCGGTCGCGCTGATCGGCACCAGCTACAGCGCCAACCCCAACTGGAACTTCGTCGGTGCGCTCAAGCAAGCGCTGCACAGCGACGTCGTCAACTACGCAGAAGACGGCCACGGCCCGATCCTGCCGATGCTCAGCTACCTGAAAAGCGATGACTTCAAGAACAGCCCGCCACAGGTGCTGATCTGGGAGTTTCCTGAACGATATCTGCCTGTGAACAACGAAATCGGCGACGCCGACCCGCAGTGGGTCGCAGAGCTTAAACAAGCCGGCGCGCGCCAACAAAACGTAGCAGTAAACACTAAATCCGAGACGCCCGATCGGGCGCAAAACTGA
- a CDS encoding MBOAT family O-acyltransferase → MVFSSNVFLFLFLPIFLGLYYLSGQRYRNLLLLIASYVFYAWWRVDFLALFAGVTLWNYWIGLKVGAAGVRTKPAQRWLLLGVAVDLCILGYFKYANFGVDSINAMMTSVGLEPFILTHVLLPIGISFYIFESISYIIDVYRGDTPATRNLIDFAAFVAIFPHLIAGPVLRFRDLADQFNNRTHTLDKFSEGCTRFMQGFIKKVFIADTLAVVADHCFALQNPTTGDAWLGALAYTAQLYFDFSGYSDMAIGLGLMMGFRFMENFKQPYISQSITEFWRRWHISLSTWLRDYLYITLGGNRKGTLMTYRNLFLTMLLGGLWHGANITYIVWGAWHGMWLAIEKALGLNTSPRSLNPIRWALTFLLVVMGWVIFRAENLHVAGRMYGAMFSFGDWSLSELNQASLTGLQVATLVVAYVTLAFFGLRDLYTNQPPAKTKPEVNVESDGPAGAQPGLIKAAPGENPASIHEPGYTVGVDAQVQPAYWTADWSRYAMRAVILLLFIASILKLSAQSFSPFLYFQF, encoded by the coding sequence ATGGTATTTTCATCCAACGTGTTCCTGTTTCTGTTCTTGCCGATCTTTCTCGGCTTGTACTACCTGAGCGGGCAACGCTATCGCAACCTGCTGCTGCTGATCGCCAGCTACGTGTTCTACGCGTGGTGGCGGGTGGACTTCCTGGCGCTGTTCGCCGGCGTCACCCTGTGGAACTACTGGATCGGCCTCAAAGTCGGCGCCGCCGGCGTGCGCACCAAACCGGCACAGCGCTGGCTGCTGCTCGGCGTGGCGGTGGACCTGTGCATCCTCGGCTACTTCAAGTACGCCAACTTCGGCGTCGACAGCATCAACGCGATGATGACGTCGGTCGGTCTCGAGCCGTTCATCCTTACCCACGTGCTGCTGCCGATCGGTATCTCGTTCTACATCTTCGAGTCGATCAGCTACATCATCGACGTCTACCGCGGCGACACCCCGGCCACCCGCAACCTGATCGACTTCGCGGCGTTCGTGGCGATCTTCCCGCACCTGATCGCAGGTCCCGTGCTGCGTTTCCGTGACCTGGCCGACCAGTTCAACAACCGCACCCACACCCTCGACAAGTTCTCCGAGGGCTGCACGCGGTTCATGCAGGGTTTCATCAAGAAGGTCTTTATCGCCGACACCCTTGCCGTGGTGGCTGACCATTGCTTCGCCCTGCAAAACCCGACCACGGGCGATGCCTGGCTCGGCGCGCTGGCCTACACCGCGCAGCTGTATTTCGACTTCTCCGGTTACAGCGACATGGCCATCGGCCTGGGCCTGATGATGGGTTTCCGCTTCATGGAAAACTTCAAGCAGCCTTACATCAGCCAGTCGATCACCGAGTTCTGGCGCCGCTGGCACATCAGCCTGTCGACGTGGCTGCGTGACTACCTCTACATCACTCTCGGCGGTAACCGTAAAGGCACGCTGATGACCTATCGCAACCTGTTCCTGACCATGCTGCTCGGTGGTCTGTGGCACGGCGCGAACATCACCTACATCGTCTGGGGTGCGTGGCACGGCATGTGGCTGGCGATTGAAAAAGCGCTGGGCCTCAACACTTCGCCGCGCAGCCTCAACCCGATCCGCTGGGCGCTGACCTTCCTGCTGGTGGTCATGGGCTGGGTGATCTTCCGCGCCGAAAACCTGCACGTTGCCGGGCGCATGTACGGCGCGATGTTCAGCTTCGGCGACTGGTCGCTGTCGGAACTCAACCAGGCCAGCCTCACCGGCCTGCAAGTGGCAACTCTGGTGGTGGCTTACGTGACGCTGGCGTTCTTCGGCCTGCGTGACCTGTACACCAACCAGCCTCCGGCCAAAACCAAACCTGAGGTCAACGTCGAAAGCGATGGCCCTGCCGGTGCGCAACCGGGCCTGATCAAGGCAGCGCCTGGCGAAAACCCGGCGAGCATCCACGAGCCTGGCTACACCGTCGGCGTCGACGCCCAGGTGCAACCGGCGTACTGGACGGCGGACTGGTCGCGCTACGCAATGCGCGCCGTGATCCTGCTGCTGTTCATCGCCTCGATTCTCAAACTCTCGGCGCAAAGCTTCTCGCCGTTCCTTTACTTCCAGTTCTGA